Proteins from a single region of Methanoculleus taiwanensis:
- the pfkA gene encoding 6-phosphofructokinase: MRRIGILTSGGDAPGMNACIRAAVRTALANGLEIVGIRRGYAGLLEGDTVPLDRTAIRNTIHLGGTILETSRSPEFMTREGRARAAEVIRQAGLDGLILIGGEGTFHGASLLAAEWGTTLVGVPGSIDNDVYGTDSCIGFDTAANCALSAIDRIRDTARSHDRLFFVEVMGHHTGFLALESGIAGGAEELVIPEEPLSSAELSDRLKEGFKIGKKSAIVVVAEGKKPGKSFRIADEVRKFLNYESRVVVLGHLQRGGPPTVRDRVLGSVLGVAAVTALQDGRSGCMAGEVKGEIAYTPFDDTWQKKKPLDADVMRIFSLLSE, translated from the coding sequence ATGAGACGAATCGGTATTTTAACAAGCGGCGGTGACGCACCGGGCATGAACGCCTGTATCCGTGCTGCGGTACGCACCGCACTGGCAAACGGATTGGAGATCGTCGGAATACGCCGGGGGTACGCCGGCCTTCTCGAGGGAGATACCGTGCCGCTTGACCGGACGGCCATCCGTAATACCATTCATCTCGGCGGCACCATCCTCGAGACGTCCAGAAGCCCGGAATTCATGACCCGGGAGGGGCGGGCGCGAGCTGCGGAGGTTATCAGGCAGGCAGGCCTGGACGGTTTGATACTCATCGGCGGCGAAGGGACGTTCCACGGGGCAAGCCTGCTGGCTGCCGAGTGGGGAACGACACTTGTGGGGGTGCCGGGAAGCATCGATAACGACGTATACGGAACCGACTCATGCATCGGTTTTGATACCGCCGCGAACTGCGCTCTGAGCGCCATCGACCGGATCCGCGACACGGCACGGTCGCACGATCGTCTCTTCTTCGTGGAGGTGATGGGGCACCATACCGGGTTCCTGGCACTGGAGAGCGGCATCGCCGGGGGTGCCGAAGAACTGGTCATCCCCGAAGAGCCGCTCTCCAGTGCCGAGCTGAGCGACCGGCTCAAAGAGGGTTTTAAAATCGGCAAGAAAAGTGCGATTGTAGTGGTGGCGGAGGGGAAAAAACCGGGGAAGAGTTTCCGGATCGCCGACGAGGTTCGGAAATTCCTGAACTACGAGTCCCGTGTCGTTGTGCTCGGGCATCTCCAGCGGGGCGGACCTCCCACCGTGCGCGACCGCGTGCTCGGAAGTGTACTGGGCGTAGCAGCCGTTACTGCGCTCCAGGATGGTCGAAGCGGCTGTATGGCGGGGGAAGTGAAGGGAGAGATTGCGTATACGCCGTTCGACGATACCTGGCAGAAGAAAAAACCGCTCGATGCCGACGTCATGAGAATATTCTCGCTCCTCTCGGAATGA
- the gap gene encoding type I glyceraldehyde-3-phosphate dehydrogenase, whose translation MKKVAINGFGRIGRMILSNYLIDPPGNIEIVAVNDPKPPEVLAYLVKYDSVHGKAPFPVEAGQDRLRFGSREVAVLGERNPAALPWNDLGVDLVLECTGRFTDRNDAAKHLEAGASRVIISAPSHNPDLTVVLGVNESAYDPAGHTVVSNASCTTNALAPAAKVLNDAFGVDHLMATAIHAYTATQALVDKAAKKVRRGRAAAVSLIPTTTGAAVATTHVLPELAGRMDAIAVRAPIPDGSIIDIVAELQRKVTADEVNAAMKTAAEGHMQGILAYTEEYLVSADIINDPHSGVVDGRSTSVVDGRMARVMVWYDNEFGYARRMVDLASYMASREEG comes from the coding sequence ATGAAAAAAGTTGCAATAAATGGATTCGGGCGTATCGGGCGGATGATTCTCTCTAATTACCTGATCGACCCACCGGGCAACATCGAGATAGTTGCGGTCAACGATCCGAAACCGCCGGAGGTGCTCGCCTACCTGGTGAAGTACGACTCGGTGCACGGGAAAGCGCCCTTCCCGGTCGAGGCGGGGCAGGACCGCCTCCGGTTCGGGTCGCGGGAGGTGGCCGTGCTCGGCGAGCGGAACCCTGCCGCCCTGCCGTGGAACGATCTCGGCGTCGATCTGGTGCTCGAATGCACCGGGCGGTTCACCGACAGGAACGATGCTGCAAAGCATCTCGAGGCCGGGGCGTCCCGGGTCATCATCAGCGCACCGTCGCACAATCCCGATCTGACGGTCGTGCTGGGTGTCAACGAATCGGCCTACGATCCGGCCGGGCATACCGTCGTCTCGAACGCATCCTGCACGACCAACGCTCTGGCGCCGGCAGCGAAGGTGCTCAACGATGCCTTCGGCGTCGACCACCTGATGGCGACGGCGATTCATGCCTATACCGCCACCCAGGCGCTGGTCGATAAGGCCGCGAAGAAAGTGCGCCGCGGACGTGCTGCGGCGGTCTCGCTGATTCCGACGACGACCGGCGCCGCCGTCGCCACCACGCACGTCCTGCCGGAACTCGCCGGCAGGATGGATGCGATCGCGGTGCGGGCACCCATCCCGGACGGATCGATCATCGATATCGTTGCAGAGCTGCAGCGGAAGGTGACGGCGGATGAGGTGAATGCGGCCATGAAAACGGCTGCCGAGGGGCACATGCAGGGAATCCTTGCGTATACGGAGGAATACCTGGTTTCGGCGGACATCATCAACGACCCTCATTCCGGCGTGGTCGACGGACGATCCACGAGCGTCGTCGACGGGCGGATGGCCCGGGTCATGGTCTGGTACGACAATGAGTTCGGGTATGCCCGGCGCATGGTCGACCTCGCTTCGTACATGGCGTCCCGGGAGGAGGGATGA
- a CDS encoding NAD(P)-dependent oxidoreductase, with the protein MTKLVFFDLDEQEQAVIRDAFAGESGYDVAVHGEPLTIQSAPLARDADGVGVFVQSHVTREILDTLPNLRMIAAMSTGFDNIDLEACRKRNIAVCNVPSYGDNTVAEYAFGLMLALTRKLRPTFRRVEQGEFSREGLRGSDLKGKTLGLIGTGHIGSHLARLAWAAGMTVIAYDPHPKPDLAEQYGVTYLSLEEVLGQSDVISLHVPYTKSTHHLINAERLGLLKHTALLINTSRGRVVDTGAVSDALRDGRLGGVALDTFEGEQVWIEEEFLKRDDVAAIVLREAMESFSILHSDRAILTPHNAYNTAEALERILATSADNIRAFFAGNPQNVVAETYHKPAARAAPAAR; encoded by the coding sequence ATGACAAAACTGGTTTTTTTCGATCTGGATGAGCAGGAGCAGGCTGTAATCCGTGATGCGTTCGCGGGAGAGAGCGGCTACGATGTTGCCGTGCACGGCGAACCGCTTACAATCCAGAGTGCACCGCTTGCCCGGGATGCAGACGGGGTAGGGGTATTCGTTCAATCACATGTCACGCGTGAGATCCTGGACACATTGCCGAATCTTCGGATGATCGCCGCTATGTCCACCGGCTTTGACAATATCGATCTGGAAGCCTGCAGGAAGCGCAACATCGCCGTCTGCAATGTGCCGTCGTATGGCGACAACACCGTGGCGGAGTATGCGTTCGGGCTTATGCTGGCGCTCACCCGGAAGCTTCGGCCGACGTTCCGGCGGGTCGAGCAGGGCGAGTTCAGCCGCGAGGGTCTGCGGGGATCGGACCTGAAGGGAAAGACCCTCGGGCTGATCGGCACCGGCCATATTGGGTCGCACCTTGCACGCCTTGCATGGGCGGCCGGCATGACGGTGATCGCCTACGACCCGCATCCGAAACCTGATCTCGCCGAGCAGTACGGGGTGACCTACCTGAGCCTCGAGGAGGTCCTCGGGCAGTCGGACGTCATCAGCCTGCACGTCCCCTACACGAAATCCACGCACCACCTGATCAATGCCGAGCGGCTGGGGCTGCTTAAGCATACCGCACTGCTCATCAACACCTCCCGGGGAAGAGTGGTGGACACGGGGGCCGTCTCCGATGCCCTGCGGGACGGGCGCCTCGGCGGGGTCGCACTCGATACCTTTGAAGGGGAACAGGTCTGGATCGAAGAAGAATTCTTAAAAAGGGATGATGTCGCCGCGATCGTGCTGCGGGAGGCGATGGAGAGTTTCTCCATCCTGCACTCCGATCGCGCGATCCTCACCCCGCATAACGCCTACAACACGGCGGAGGCCCTGGAGCGGATACTGGCCACCAGTGCCGACAATATCAGGGCGTTCTTTGCCGGCAACCCGCAGAACGTGGTTGCCGAGACATACCATAAGCCGGCGGCGCGAGCTGCACCGGCGGCACGGTAG
- the ppsA gene encoding phosphoenolpyruvate synthase: MKQNAQYIRWFEDIRNEDVPLVGGKNASLGEMYSELTAKGVKIPDGFAITADGYWHVLKSGGILDEMKSAMEGLDRNNVTDLATRGKRARDLILGAGIPDDLWAEVKGAYDMLCDEYGAETDVAVRSSATAEDLPTASFAGQQETYLNIRGYQALREAVSKCLASLFTDRAIAYRVDNRFDQFKVALSVGVMKMVRSDLSSSGVIFTLDTDTGFRDVVLVTGSYGLGENIVQGAVNPDEFYVFKPTFRKGYRALVRKNLGDKKMKLIYGRGGAKEVTRNVEVPEADRKTFCITDDDVLTLAGYALTIEDHYSEKAGKLVPMDIEWAKDGETGELFIVQARPETVQSQKTGDILETFRMDERGEVLVTGKSIGDAIAAGKARVITDVSRLSTFKPGEILISDTTTPDWEPVMKTAGAIVTNRGGRTSHAAIVSRELGIPAVVGTGDATEKIPTGTDVTVSCAEGEEGYVYSGILKFHVEKTSLKGLKRPRTEMMMNLGNPDEAFGLAMIPNDGIGLARMEFIIASSIKVHPMALIHQDKVENAAVREEIDDLTSGYADKADYFVEKLAEGAGTIAAAFYPNPVVVRMSDFKTNEYANLLGGEYFEPEEANPMLGFRGAVRYYDERYREGFALECRAMKRVRDEMGLVNLIIMIPFCRRVEEAKRVIEELGKNGLRRGENGLQVYQMCEIPNNIVLIDEFSEFFDGFSIGSNDLTQLTLGVDRDSAIIVQEFDERDPGVEKMVAVAVEGCRRNGRHSGLCGQAPSDFPEFADFLVEQGINSISVNPDALLKITLRVVETEERMKAEKGRERVAPVPR, from the coding sequence ATGAAACAGAATGCGCAGTATATCCGCTGGTTCGAGGATATCAGAAACGAAGATGTTCCTCTGGTCGGCGGAAAGAACGCCTCGCTCGGAGAGATGTACAGTGAACTGACCGCGAAAGGCGTGAAGATCCCGGACGGGTTCGCCATTACCGCCGACGGCTACTGGCACGTGCTGAAGTCCGGGGGAATCCTCGACGAGATGAAGTCTGCCATGGAAGGGCTGGATCGGAACAATGTCACCGATCTCGCGACCCGGGGGAAACGTGCACGCGACCTCATCCTCGGGGCAGGCATTCCGGACGATCTCTGGGCCGAAGTGAAGGGCGCGTACGATATGCTCTGCGACGAGTACGGCGCGGAGACGGACGTTGCCGTCCGGAGCTCGGCCACGGCGGAGGACCTCCCCACGGCGTCGTTTGCCGGCCAGCAGGAGACCTACCTGAACATCCGCGGCTACCAGGCGCTGCGGGAAGCGGTCAGCAAATGTCTTGCCTCCCTCTTCACCGACCGGGCGATCGCCTACCGGGTGGACAACCGGTTCGACCAGTTCAAGGTCGCCCTCTCGGTCGGCGTCATGAAGATGGTCCGCTCGGACTTATCTTCGAGCGGGGTCATCTTCACGCTCGACACCGATACCGGATTCCGGGACGTGGTGCTCGTCACCGGGTCGTACGGCCTTGGCGAGAACATCGTCCAGGGTGCCGTCAACCCTGACGAGTTCTATGTCTTCAAGCCGACCTTCCGGAAGGGATACCGGGCGCTCGTCCGGAAGAACCTCGGCGATAAAAAGATGAAGCTAATCTACGGCCGCGGCGGGGCCAAGGAGGTGACCCGGAACGTCGAGGTGCCGGAGGCCGATCGGAAGACGTTCTGTATCACGGACGACGACGTGCTGACGCTCGCCGGATACGCGCTCACCATCGAGGATCACTACTCGGAGAAAGCCGGCAAGCTGGTGCCGATGGATATCGAGTGGGCGAAAGATGGCGAGACCGGAGAGCTCTTCATCGTCCAGGCCCGTCCCGAGACGGTGCAGTCGCAGAAGACCGGGGATATCCTCGAGACGTTCCGGATGGACGAACGGGGCGAAGTCCTGGTGACGGGAAAGAGCATCGGTGATGCGATCGCCGCGGGGAAGGCCCGCGTCATCACGGACGTCTCGAGGCTCTCGACCTTCAAACCGGGTGAGATCCTGATCTCCGACACCACGACGCCGGACTGGGAACCGGTGATGAAGACGGCCGGGGCTATCGTCACGAACCGCGGGGGGAGAACCTCGCACGCCGCCATCGTCAGCCGCGAACTCGGCATTCCCGCCGTCGTCGGCACGGGAGATGCGACCGAGAAGATCCCGACCGGCACCGACGTGACGGTCAGCTGCGCCGAGGGCGAGGAGGGCTATGTCTACAGCGGGATCTTAAAGTTCCACGTCGAAAAGACCAGCCTGAAAGGCCTCAAGCGGCCGAGGACCGAGATGATGATGAACCTCGGGAACCCGGACGAGGCGTTCGGGCTTGCGATGATCCCAAACGACGGCATAGGGCTTGCCAGGATGGAGTTTATCATCGCAAGCTCTATCAAAGTCCATCCGATGGCGCTCATTCACCAGGATAAGGTCGAGAATGCGGCTGTCCGGGAAGAGATCGACGATCTCACCTCCGGTTACGCCGATAAAGCGGACTATTTCGTCGAGAAACTTGCAGAAGGCGCCGGCACTATTGCCGCGGCCTTCTACCCGAACCCCGTCGTCGTCCGGATGAGCGACTTCAAGACCAACGAGTACGCGAACCTGCTCGGGGGGGAGTACTTCGAGCCGGAGGAGGCCAACCCGATGCTCGGTTTCCGCGGCGCGGTCAGGTACTACGACGAGCGGTACCGGGAGGGCTTTGCGCTCGAGTGCCGGGCGATGAAACGCGTCCGGGACGAGATGGGGCTTGTGAACCTGATCATCATGATCCCCTTCTGCCGGCGGGTCGAGGAGGCAAAGCGGGTCATCGAGGAACTCGGGAAGAACGGTCTTCGGCGCGGCGAGAACGGCCTTCAGGTCTACCAGATGTGCGAAATCCCGAACAACATCGTTTTGATCGACGAGTTCAGCGAGTTCTTCGACGGGTTTTCGATCGGGTCGAACGACCTAACCCAGCTGACGCTCGGCGTCGACCGCGACTCCGCGATCATCGTGCAGGAGTTCGACGAACGCGACCCGGGTGTCGAGAAGATGGTTGCCGTGGCCGTCGAGGGGTGCCGGCGGAACGGCCGGCACAGCGGGCTGTGCGGCCAGGCGCCGAGCGATTTTCCCGAGTTCGCCGACTTTCTGGTCGAGCAGGGCATCAACTCCATCTCGGTCAACCCGGACGCACTGCTGAAGATCACGCTCCGGGTGGTGGAGACGGAGGAGCGGATGAAAGCGGAAAAGGGGAGGGAGAGGGTTGCCCCGGTGCCCCGGTAA
- a CDS encoding nucleotidyltransferase family protein, whose product MTVRAQRGEKSTFVAQLEEVLPLLRERFGVTKIGIFGSTARGDDRPESDVDVLVELSPDCLTFRNFSALADFLEDLYGRKVDLLTVGGLDPLIRQDVESEVVWCEA is encoded by the coding sequence ATGACGGTCCGGGCGCAGCGTGGGGAGAAGAGCACGTTCGTCGCTCAGCTCGAAGAAGTGCTCCCGCTGCTCCGGGAGCGGTTCGGCGTAACGAAGATCGGCATCTTCGGGTCGACCGCCCGGGGCGACGACCGGCCGGAGAGCGACGTGGATGTGCTGGTCGAGCTGTCGCCGGACTGCCTCACGTTCCGGAACTTTTCAGCGCTCGCCGATTTCCTGGAGGACCTCTACGGGCGGAAGGTCGATCTGCTCACCGTCGGAGGGCTCGATCCTCTCATCCGGCAGGATGTGGAGAGCGAGGTGGTCTGGTGTGAAGCGTGA
- a CDS encoding HepT-like ribonuclease domain-containing protein: MKRDSVYLAHILEEMEFIEAYFSGRSFEEIVRDEVMKRSVLRSLEVIGEASKNLSPEVRARYPDIPWNGMARMRDRLIHGYFSVRWELVLDVVQNEVPAAKPKIQAVYSALLSEEGRDR; this comes from the coding sequence GTGAAGCGTGACTCCGTGTACCTCGCCCACATCCTCGAGGAGATGGAGTTTATCGAGGCCTACTTCTCCGGCCGATCCTTCGAGGAGATCGTCCGGGATGAGGTGATGAAGCGATCGGTTCTCCGGAGCCTTGAGGTCATCGGGGAGGCGTCGAAGAACCTCTCCCCCGAGGTCAGGGCACGGTATCCCGACATTCCCTGGAACGGTATGGCACGGATGCGGGACAGACTGATCCACGGGTACTTTAGCGTCAGGTGGGAACTCGTTCTGGATGTGGTGCAGAACGAGGTTCCGGCAGCCAAGCCGAAGATACAGGCAGTCTATTCGGCGTTGCTCTCGGAAGAGGGGCGCGATCGATGA
- a CDS encoding type II toxin-antitoxin system HicB family antitoxin, producing the protein MTYSIWIVPSDEDEGFIAVALELPGCSAFGETEEEALAEVKVAVDLWLKTAYEEGREIPEPGGREILAAILAGKGAAREQMV; encoded by the coding sequence ATGACCTATTCGATCTGGATCGTCCCGAGCGACGAGGACGAGGGGTTCATCGCCGTCGCTTTGGAGCTTCCCGGCTGTTCCGCGTTCGGCGAGACCGAAGAGGAGGCGCTCGCTGAAGTGAAGGTGGCTGTCGACCTCTGGCTAAAGACCGCCTACGAAGAGGGGCGGGAGATCCCGGAGCCGGGCGGCCGGGAGATCCTCGCGGCCATCCTTGCCGGGAAGGGCGCCGCCCGCGAGCAGATGGTGTGA
- a CDS encoding plasma-membrane proton-efflux P-type ATPase, with product MAGQKITTEEAKGKTIDDLFEKLSSQRDGLTGSEAQSRVQTYGYNEIPEKKENPLLTFLKYFWGPIPWMIEAALIISAVIRRWEDFAIIFSLLLINAIVGFWQERQAGNAIAMLKQRLALEARVLRDGSWQKLSARELVPGDIVRVRLGDVVPADIKFIEGDYLSADESALTGESMPVDKHLSDVGYSGSIVKQGEMTGLVVATGLDTFFGKTARLAEEAVTVSHFQKAVIKIGDYLIVMAVALVAVTFIVSIFRQENLLEALQFALVLIVAAIPAAMPAVLSITMAVGAMALARKEAIVSRLVAIEEMAGVDILCSDKTGTITENRLTLSDIVPFEAASKEDVLLDAVLASREEDQDTIDMAIITSEQAKSRREKAATYKVLNFKPFDPVVKRTEAAVQDPDGNRFTVAKGAPQVILQLTGGSRGFEERIDELSNDFAKRGFRMLGVARSDAEGAWSYAGVLGLYDPPRDDSAATIKTAQEMGLEIKMVTGDHVAIAKEIAREVNLKSEIVTADAFLKEHDAEAGEIVEKADGFAEVFPEHKYRIVSLLQGRRHIVGMTGDGVNDAPALKKADVGIAVAGATDAAKSAASIVFTKPGLSVIIDAIQESRKIFQRMNHYVIYRITETIRVLFFVTLSILLFTFFPITALMIVLLALLNDIPIMTIAYDNVISSPSPEKWKMQEILTLSTILGFVGVVFSFTLLYIAQGPLHLSLPVIQSLIFLKLAVAGHLTIFVTRTRGPFWSIRPGAALLWSAIITKIIATIIVVYGIFVTPIGWYLAGFVWLYAIVGFLVLDFIKVETYRIIDHSGIRFSR from the coding sequence ATGGCGGGTCAGAAGATTACGACGGAGGAGGCCAAAGGCAAAACCATCGACGATCTCTTCGAGAAGCTCTCGTCGCAACGGGACGGGCTGACTGGGTCCGAGGCGCAAAGCCGCGTTCAGACCTACGGGTATAACGAGATTCCGGAGAAGAAAGAGAACCCGCTCCTCACGTTCCTGAAGTACTTCTGGGGCCCGATCCCGTGGATGATCGAAGCGGCGCTCATCATCTCGGCCGTCATCCGGCGCTGGGAGGACTTCGCGATCATCTTCTCGCTGCTCCTCATCAACGCGATCGTCGGTTTCTGGCAGGAACGCCAGGCGGGAAACGCCATTGCGATGCTGAAACAGCGGCTTGCACTCGAAGCTCGGGTGCTGCGCGACGGCTCGTGGCAGAAACTCTCCGCACGCGAACTCGTGCCCGGCGACATCGTCCGCGTGCGGCTCGGGGACGTCGTTCCCGCGGACATCAAGTTCATCGAGGGAGATTACCTCTCGGCAGACGAATCCGCACTGACCGGGGAGTCGATGCCGGTCGATAAACATCTCTCGGACGTCGGGTATTCCGGCTCCATCGTGAAGCAGGGTGAAATGACCGGACTTGTCGTAGCCACGGGACTAGATACCTTCTTCGGCAAAACCGCCCGGCTCGCCGAAGAGGCGGTGACGGTCAGCCACTTTCAGAAAGCCGTTATCAAAATCGGGGACTATCTCATCGTCATGGCGGTCGCCCTGGTTGCCGTCACCTTCATCGTCTCGATCTTCCGGCAGGAGAACCTGCTCGAAGCGCTCCAGTTCGCCCTTGTCCTGATCGTGGCGGCGATTCCGGCGGCAATGCCGGCCGTCCTCTCCATCACCATGGCAGTCGGGGCAATGGCGCTCGCCCGGAAAGAGGCCATCGTCAGCAGACTGGTTGCCATCGAGGAGATGGCCGGGGTCGACATCCTCTGCTCCGATAAAACCGGAACGATAACGGAGAACCGCCTCACCCTCTCCGATATCGTGCCGTTCGAAGCGGCCTCGAAGGAGGATGTGCTGCTGGACGCCGTACTCGCATCGAGGGAAGAAGATCAGGATACCATCGATATGGCGATCATCACGTCGGAACAGGCGAAAAGCCGGCGGGAAAAAGCCGCAACATACAAAGTTCTGAATTTCAAACCCTTCGATCCGGTCGTTAAGCGCACGGAAGCCGCCGTTCAGGATCCGGACGGCAACCGCTTTACCGTGGCAAAGGGTGCGCCGCAGGTGATCCTGCAGCTGACGGGCGGGAGCAGGGGTTTCGAAGAGCGCATCGACGAGCTCTCGAACGACTTTGCGAAGAGGGGGTTTCGGATGCTCGGCGTGGCGAGGAGCGATGCCGAAGGCGCCTGGTCGTATGCCGGCGTGCTCGGCCTCTACGATCCGCCCCGCGACGATTCGGCGGCAACCATCAAAACCGCACAGGAGATGGGACTTGAGATCAAGATGGTCACCGGCGACCATGTGGCAATCGCGAAGGAGATTGCACGGGAAGTGAACCTGAAGTCCGAGATCGTCACCGCCGACGCCTTCTTAAAAGAGCACGACGCCGAGGCGGGAGAGATCGTGGAAAAGGCGGACGGGTTTGCCGAGGTCTTTCCCGAACATAAGTACCGGATCGTCTCGCTCTTGCAGGGGCGGAGGCATATCGTCGGCATGACCGGCGACGGCGTGAACGATGCGCCTGCCCTCAAAAAGGCGGACGTCGGCATCGCGGTTGCCGGCGCCACGGATGCGGCGAAATCGGCGGCCTCGATCGTCTTCACAAAACCGGGGCTCTCGGTCATCATCGATGCGATACAGGAGAGCCGGAAGATATTCCAGCGGATGAACCACTACGTCATCTACCGTATTACCGAGACAATTCGGGTGCTCTTCTTCGTCACCCTCTCCATTCTGCTCTTCACCTTCTTCCCGATCACCGCTCTCATGATCGTGCTGCTGGCGCTCCTGAACGATATTCCGATCATGACCATCGCCTACGACAACGTCATCTCCTCGCCATCCCCTGAAAAATGGAAGATGCAGGAGATCCTCACCCTCTCGACGATCCTCGGATTCGTAGGAGTCGTCTTTTCATTCACCCTCCTGTACATCGCACAGGGGCCGCTGCACCTGAGCCTTCCGGTCATTCAGTCGCTTATTTTTCTGAAACTGGCGGTGGCGGGGCACCTCACCATCTTCGTCACCCGCACGAGGGGCCCCTTCTGGTCGATCAGGCCGGGAGCGGCGCTGCTCTGGTCGGCGATCATTACAAAGATCATCGCGACAATCATCGTGGTGTACGGGATCTTCGTCACGCCGATCGGCTGGTACCTGGCAGGGTTCGTCTGGCTCTATGCCATCGTCGGATTCCTGGTTCTGGATTTCATCAAGGTCGAGACGTACAGGATCATCGACCATAGCGGGATACGGTTCTCCCGGTAG
- a CDS encoding DUF3821 domain-containing protein yields the protein MDSYRTSLVVGSVLLMVAGLLCAPAAARTGLKGIQNGDTIYVGEESLNLTGLDPAVVRLVHDGAGAAGSGNNSIDVANPDDFDLTATDVDDVTGTYSAWDATGPAAGSPFVVVENPSVTLDVVLNGTARSVNGRTVTRDRPLAFRLDNNLEGLYAEPPLASLAVETGLPNGTKVLAFGGVNLSSVPLRTPTLLIPAIDLAGAEPGTYTVQATWTDGTGLEGKGYDSNTVRFEILDPASADVTMEVSGSGTYALGDEIVISGTCDGSTAVYLFLTGPNLGNGERLDMNGPVVNGTATTFTEVLVEANGTWEYRWDTSTVHAVIDPGIYTISAAPVPRDYASPAEHAAAGVVFAMPTVTAEARPASVIPGDPVVISGNASGNPGNVYVWIFGQNLRVFSDPVGVAANGTFAYTLNPASTANLAPGRYDAVIQHPMMDEEQSVCFVPPGSIRVPGTAPVDLASLTPSAARAALLDAFTTPGVDDTYVEVTFRIGESWIAVNPIGDRVVDTAFRIDGTTSLAVDERLLVRVTDVSDLTVVSGSVLVGEGAADNTWSLEVDASALETGEYTVTVESVSPEASRSAAFRVVESTVPTPGLPSG from the coding sequence ATGGACTCGTATCGAACGTCGCTTGTCGTCGGATCAGTTCTCCTGATGGTGGCGGGTCTTCTCTGTGCCCCCGCCGCAGCGCGGACCGGGCTGAAAGGCATTCAGAACGGCGATACCATATACGTCGGCGAAGAGAGCCTGAACCTGACGGGGCTCGACCCGGCGGTCGTCCGCCTTGTCCACGACGGCGCCGGTGCGGCGGGGTCGGGCAACAACAGCATCGATGTGGCGAACCCGGACGACTTTGACCTGACTGCGACCGATGTCGATGACGTCACCGGCACCTACTCTGCGTGGGACGCGACCGGCCCTGCCGCCGGCAGTCCGTTCGTCGTTGTCGAAAATCCGTCCGTGACCCTCGATGTCGTCCTGAACGGTACAGCCCGCTCCGTGAACGGCAGAACCGTCACCCGTGACCGCCCTCTCGCGTTCAGACTCGATAATAACCTGGAAGGGCTGTATGCGGAGCCGCCGCTCGCCTCTCTGGCTGTCGAAACCGGCCTGCCGAACGGCACGAAGGTGCTCGCCTTCGGGGGTGTCAATCTCTCTTCAGTCCCCCTCCGTACGCCCACCCTTTTGATACCCGCTATCGACCTCGCCGGCGCCGAACCGGGCACCTATACGGTTCAGGCGACGTGGACGGACGGAACCGGCCTCGAGGGCAAGGGTTACGACTCGAACACCGTCAGATTCGAGATTCTCGATCCTGCTTCGGCCGATGTCACGATGGAGGTCTCGGGTTCCGGCACCTATGCTCTCGGTGACGAGATCGTGATCAGCGGGACGTGTGACGGCAGCACTGCCGTGTACCTCTTCCTGACCGGCCCGAACCTCGGGAATGGCGAGAGGCTCGATATGAACGGTCCGGTGGTGAACGGCACTGCGACGACCTTCACCGAGGTTCTCGTCGAAGCGAACGGTACCTGGGAGTACCGGTGGGATACCTCCACCGTCCATGCGGTGATCGATCCCGGTATCTATACGATCTCTGCAGCACCGGTACCCCGGGACTATGCGAGCCCTGCAGAGCACGCAGCGGCGGGTGTCGTCTTTGCGATGCCGACGGTGACCGCGGAGGCACGCCCCGCATCGGTCATCCCGGGCGATCCGGTCGTCATCTCCGGCAACGCCTCGGGAAACCCGGGGAACGTCTATGTCTGGATCTTCGGGCAGAACCTCCGCGTCTTCAGCGATCCCGTGGGCGTTGCAGCGAACGGCACCTTTGCCTACACGTTAAATCCGGCCTCCACCGCCAACCTGGCCCCCGGGCGGTACGATGCCGTCATCCAGCACCCGATGATGGACGAAGAGCAGAGCGTCTGCTTCGTGCCGCCGGGTTCCATCCGCGTGCCCGGCACGGCGCCGGTCGATCTGGCGAGCCTGACGCCGTCCGCCGCCAGGGCTGCACTCCTGGATGCTTTCACCACACCCGGCGTCGACGACACCTATGTGGAGGTCACGTTCCGGATCGGTGAATCCTGGATTGCAGTAAACCCGATCGGTGACCGGGTCGTCGACACCGCGTTCCGGATCGACGGCACGACCAGCCTGGCTGTCGATGAGAGGCTGCTGGTGAGGGTCACGGACGTATCCGACCTCACCGTGGTGTCAGGAAGCGTGCTGGTCGGGGAGGGGGCAGCGGACAACACGTGGTCGCTCGAGGTCGATGCGTCGGCGCTGGAGACCGGCGAGTATACCGTGACGGTTGAATCGGTATCGCCCGAAGCTTCCCGGAGTGCTGCCTTCCGGGTCGTCGAGAGTACCGTCCCGACCCCCGGGCTCCCGTCCGGCTGA